In Carassius gibelio isolate Cgi1373 ecotype wild population from Czech Republic chromosome B4, carGib1.2-hapl.c, whole genome shotgun sequence, one DNA window encodes the following:
- the LOC127956314 gene encoding uncharacterized protein LOC127956314 yields the protein MPTKRCYFHPDCRSTLFSLPRDGEVRDQWLKFIFNSVPQNYYPNLALCAAHFTEESFHNLREFNAGFAQRLVLKDGAVPTLKTEAVYGPQATTSQQAASSQELSTTSTLHEVGCQSDPIEIETVATEIKPKMRSVGTQLSMGTLSSFHLRSKGIQATYYGHDVGTQTTDMFPDVQLSSTPVRGSVFRPSKRPRLVLDEEEESELNVEPTDSTYNPDSVVTEESELP from the exons ATGCCgacgaaacgctgttattttcatccggATTGCAGGTCCACTTTGTTCAGCCTTCCTAGGGACGGGGAAGTTAGGGATCAAtggttaaaatttatttttaactcgGTCCCTCAAAATTATTACCCAAATCTCGCTCTCTGTGCTGCACATTTTACGGAGGAAAGCTTCCACAATCTTCGCGAGTTCAATGCAGGATTCGCCCAACGGCttgtcctgaaagatggagcagttccaacTTTAAAAACAGAAGCTGTTTACGGGCCACAAGCT ACAACATCTCAGCAGGCTGCGAGTTCCCAAGAGCTCTCCACTACATCTACACTTCATGAAGTTGGATGTCAGTCAGACCCTATAGAGATCGAAACTGTAGCCACAGAGATAAAGCCGAAGATGCGATCAGTGGGCACACAACTTTCAATGGGTACATTGAGCAGTTTCCACTTAAGGAGCAAAG gcaTTCAGGCAACATATTATGGTCATGATGTGGGCACCCAAACAACTGACATGTTTCCTGATGTGCAGCTGTCTTCAACACCAGTAAGGGGCTCAGTCTTCAGGCCCAGTAAGAGACCTCGTCTGGTGTTAGATGAGGAAGAAGAGTCAGAATTAAATGTCGAACCCACTGATTCCACATATAACCCAGATTCTGTTGTCACTGAAGAATCAGAATTGCCGtaa
- the LOC127956173 gene encoding uncharacterized protein LOC127956173: MRADTPGHSAKFGSYTIMHMETNKILDLQLVQSNEVGGSYHMEKEGLKRCLDKLESHGLAVDYIVTDRHPQIQKYLRDRNITQFYDVWHFEKGLSKKLDKLSKMKDCEVLKKWLHSIKNHVYWSAISSESGPEKVAKWNSLQNHIQNVHVHENHLFPKCEHPDKVSRDPKKWFQPGSIALHKVEKLLYNKRVLKDIEKLSHNFQMSSLEAFHSLILRFAPKNVIFPFIGMLCR; encoded by the exons ATGCGTGCTGACACGCCAG GACACTCAGCAAAATTTGGCAGCTACACCATTATGCACATGGAAACCAACAAAATTCTGGATCTTCAACTAGTTCAG AGCAATGAGGTTGGTGGCAGTTATCATATGGAAAAGGAGGGATTGAAGCGTTGTCTCGATAAGCTGGAGTCTCATGGTTTAGCTGTTGACTACATCGTCACCGATCGCCATCCGCAGATTCAGAAGTACCTGAGGGACCGCAATATCACTCAGTTCTATGACGTGTGGCACTTTGAGAAAG GTTTATCTAAGAAACTTGACAAACTTTCAAAGATGAAGGACTGTGAGGTGCTGAAAAAATGGTTGCACAGCATCAAAAACCATGTTTACTGGAGTGCGATTTCCTCTGAGTCTGGGCCAGAAAAGGTGGCGAAGTGGAATTCACTGCAGAACCACATACAAAATGTACATGTTCATGAGAACCACCTCTTCCCCAAGTGTGAACACCCTGACAAAGTTTCCAGGGATCCAAAAAAATGGTTCCAACCAG GATCAATAGCGCTCCATAAAGTGGAAAAGCTATTATACAACAAGAGAGTTCTCAAGGATATAGAAAAGCTCAGCCACAACTTTCAGATGTCATCACTGGAGGCTTTCCACAGTCTGATTTTGCGTTTTGCCCCAAAGAACGTGATTTTCCCTTTCATAGGAATGTTGTGCAGGTAA